In Elaeis guineensis isolate ETL-2024a chromosome 1, EG11, whole genome shotgun sequence, a genomic segment contains:
- the LOC105037931 gene encoding uncharacterized protein, translating into MLERRPREGVRKARAMARGSSADPAVFFVATLVLWAVSVVFEMAFNSRTELMAVVAGFWFFQAANWAIRLSLSRDPLFVNTAVSLLHSTVTSCAVLFILVNQWIIKGRSNIFDHAQLFGGTWLGAYSALCFSCGYFAYDQLDMLRYRLYSGWIPSILVHHLVLLVCFTLALYRNVTINYLILTLVCELHSIFLHVRKIRRMAGFRDVRSRVVRVEWMLNWVMFFTARLVCHLLITYKLVIDAPKFGRGIELPLALFGMFGMNLLNFFLGLDLFRAYKRERNQQRHRN; encoded by the exons ATGCTCGAACGAAGGCCCAGAGAGGGAGTGAGAAAAGCGAGAGCCATGGCGAGGGGCAGCAGCGCCGACCCCGCGGTGTTCTTCGTGGCGACGCTCGTCCTGTGGGCCGTCTCGGTGGTGTTCGAGATGGCCTTCAACAGCCGCACGGAGCTCATGGCCGTCGTCGCCGGCTTCTGGTTCTTCCAGGCGGCCAACTGGGCCATCCGCCTCTCCCTCTCTCGCGACCCCCTCTTCGTCAACACCGCCGTCTCCTTGCTCCACTCCACTGTCACTTCCTGTGCCG TTCTTTTTATCCTGGTTAATCAGTGGATCATAAAAGGACGCAGCAACATATTTGATCATGCACAGTTATTTGGCGGGACATGGCTAGGTGCATATTCAGCATTGTGCTTTTCTTGTGGTTACTTTGCATATGACCAATTGGATATGCTTCGTTATCGGCTATATAGTGGCTGGATTCCCTCTATCCTTGTGCACCATCTGGTATTGCTGGTTTGCTTTACGTTGGCTCTGTACCGGAATGTCACCATCAACTATCTTATACTCACCCTTGTTTGTGAG CTTCATTCCATATTTCTGCATGTGAGAAAAATACGACGAATGGCTGGGTTTCGTGATGTCAGGAGCAGAGTTGTGAGGGTTGAGTGGATGCTTAACTGGGTCATGTTCTTCACTGCAAGGCTTGTATGCCACCTCCTCATCACATACAAGCTTGTCATAGATGCACCCAAGTTTGGAAGAGGGATTGAGCTCCCACTGGCTCTTTTTGGCATGTTTgggatgaatttattgaatttcttTCTAGGACTTGATCTTTTCAGAGCATATAAGCgagagagaaatcagcaaaggcaTCGGAACTGA
- the LOC105037930 gene encoding chlorophyllide a oxygenase, chloroplastic, with amino-acid sequence MTAAAALSLLPISICRPSKSKKGFGCRGGFRVLAVFGEEEEGGLQKKSSWGAIFNVEDPRPRVPLSKGKFLDVNQALEVARFDIQYCDWRARQDLLSIMLLHDKVVEVLNPLAREYKSIGTMKKELAELQEELSQAHRQVHISEARVASALDKLAYMETLVNDRLLQERNSSESSSDCTALDPSTSSASTEALNALKAKPPRRGLNVSGPVQSYHPKLKNFWYPVAFSSDLKHDSMIPIDCFEEPWVLFRGKDEKPGCVQNTCAHRACPLHLGSVNEGRIQCPYHGWEYSTDGKCQKMPSTRMLKVQIRSLPCFEQEGMVWIWPGDAPPMATIPSLQPPPGFKVHAEIVMELPIEHGLLLDNLLDLAHAPFTHTSTFAKGWSVPSLVKFLTPASGLQGYWDPYPIDMEFRPPCMVLSTIGISKPGKLEGQSTRECSTHLHQVHVCLPSSRQKTRLLYRMSLDFAPFLQHIPFMHILWRHFAEKVLNEDLRLVVGQQDRMINGANVWNMPVSYDKLGVRYRLWRDAVENGAKRLPFTKEDK; translated from the exons ATGACTGCAGCCGCTGCTCTGTCGTTGCTCCCCATTTCGATTTGCCGGCCCTCCAAATCCAAGAAG GGCTTTGGTTGCAGAGGTGGATTCAGGGTGTTGGCTGTGTTTGGTGAAGAAGAGGAAGGTGGCCTGCAGAAGAAGAGCAGTTGGGGAGCAATATTTAATGTAGAAGATCCAAGGCCTAGAGTGCCACTATCTAAGGGAAAGTTCTTGGATGTGAACCAAGCTCTAGAGGTGGCCAGGTTTGATATACAGTATTGTGACTGGAGGGCTCGTCAAGACCTGCTGAGCATTATGCTCCTTCATGACAAG GTGGTGGAGGTCCTCAACCCTTTAGCTCGTGAGTACAAGTCAATAGGAACCATGAAGAAAGAGCTTGCAGAGCTACAGGAGGAACTTTCACAGGCTCACAGACAG gTTCATATATCAGAAGCCAGGGTAGCTTCGGCATTAGATAAGCTAGCATACATGGAAACATTGGTGAATGATAGACTACTACAGGAAAGAAACTCAAGTGAATCCAGTTCCGACTGCACAGCACTTGATCCAAGCACTTCATCAGCATCTACAGAAGCCTTAAATGCTTTAAAAGCTAAGCCACCTCGAAGAGGTTTAAATGTTTCGGGTCCTGTTCAATCGTACCACCCCAAGCTAAAGAACTTTTGGTATCCAGTAGCATTCTCTAGTGATCTGAAGCATGATAGCATG ATACCAATAGATTGTTTTGAGGAACCATGGGTCCTATTTCGTGGGAAAGATGAAAAACCAGGCTGCGTCCAGAATACATGTGCTCATAGAGCCTGCCCACTTCACCTTGGATCTGTGAATGAGGGCCGCATTCAATGCCCTTACCATG GTTGGGAGTACTCAACTGATGGAAAATGTCAAAAAATGCCATCTACTAGGATGCTGAAGGTGCAAATACGATCATTGCCATGTTTTGAACAAGAAGGAATGGTCTGGATTTGGCCAGGTGATGCACCTCCTATGGCTACTATTCCTTCTTTGCAACCTCCTCCTGGATTTAAAGTTCATGCAGAG ATTGTGATGGAGCTGCCAATTGAGCATGGGCTTCTTTTGGATAATCTTCTAGACCTTGCTCATGCTCCATTTACTCACACCTCCACTTTTGCCAAGGGATGGAGTGTTCCAAG CTTGGTGAAATTCCTAACACCTGCATCAGGCCTCCAAGGATACTGGGATCCTTACCCTATTGACATGGAGTTCCGACCCCCATGCATGGTCCTTTCTACAATTGGGATATCaaagcctggaaaactggaggggCAGAGTACTAGGGAATGCTCCACACATTTACATCAAGTTCACGTGTGCTTGCCCTCCTCCAGACAGAAAACAAGATTACTGTACAGAATGTCTCTGGATTTTGCACCATTTCTTCAGCACATCCCCTTCATGCATATATTGTGGAGGCACTTTGCAGAGAAA GTTCTGAATGAGGACCTGCGGCTTGTGGTTGGCCAGCAGGACCGGATGATCAATGGGGCCAATGTATGGAACATGCCAGTATCATATGACAAACTTGGAGTACGGTACAGACTGTGGAGAGATGCAGTCGAGAACGGAGCCAAGAGATTGCCATTCACCAAAGAAGATAAATAG